From a region of the Thioalkalivibrio sp. XN279 genome:
- a CDS encoding toll/interleukin-1 receptor domain-containing protein, whose translation MANTRRYRAFISYSHADKAVAEWLHRALERYRLPSRLVGQQTGIGPVPARLTPIFRDRDELSAAGHLSDTLRQALADSDFLIVIASVDAAASRWVDEEVRLFKSMHGESRVLALIAAGNPGERDITGFFPPAQRFQVDREGRITDRETEPVAADLRIGADGKRLAKLKLVAGLTGLPLDALVQREAARRQRWLMGIASASLALVAVMAVLTVAAIQGQREAERQRAEADGLVEYMLTDLRQKLEPVGRLDVLDSVGRRALAYYEGQRPASLDADALGRRARALMLVAEVRELNGDGTAALEAYAAAEESTAELLARDPDNPDRMFDHAQSVFYVGQVAWQRRDWDIAEARFRQYAALAERMLATDPSNPKWKLETGYAANSLGALYLDLRRPDDAITQFQRYVAVTDQLAAEAPGDTSALWDSSQARAWLADAFFQSGNSQAAEAERMAELTILTALRAADPRNSSVRMSMARAHDALATNALAQGAVVMAATRARDALVEMQALLDQDPANSLWRDIATSAANTRAEALLLDGQWAEARGVNAWALTNALELTSSDPANRRWTISLLMQARWMEVAILFGERRTVEARAGLARFQSDFGASRSADVERGAATAWLAIHAMEAADRAANNDPAKARAAAAAAGDLVTPVPGTKQQALLELVTAQAAGQTALPAVNPGRYPAHALIQAIRP comes from the coding sequence GTGGCCAACACACGGCGTTACCGGGCGTTCATCAGCTACAGTCATGCCGACAAGGCGGTCGCCGAATGGCTGCATCGCGCTTTGGAGCGCTATCGGCTGCCGTCGCGACTGGTCGGACAACAGACCGGCATCGGTCCCGTGCCGGCCCGGCTGACCCCGATATTCCGCGACCGTGACGAGCTTTCGGCTGCGGGTCACCTGTCCGATACCCTGCGCCAGGCGCTCGCCGACTCTGATTTCCTGATCGTGATCGCCTCGGTCGACGCCGCTGCCTCGCGTTGGGTCGACGAGGAAGTTCGCCTGTTCAAGAGCATGCACGGCGAATCCCGGGTGCTGGCGCTGATTGCGGCTGGCAATCCGGGTGAACGCGACATCACCGGTTTCTTCCCGCCTGCGCAGCGCTTCCAGGTGGACCGCGAGGGCCGTATCACGGATCGGGAGACCGAGCCGGTCGCTGCCGATCTGCGCATCGGCGCCGACGGCAAGCGACTGGCCAAGCTGAAGCTGGTGGCTGGGCTGACCGGGCTGCCGCTCGATGCGTTGGTCCAGCGCGAGGCTGCCAGGCGACAGCGCTGGCTGATGGGCATCGCCAGTGCCTCGTTGGCGCTGGTGGCGGTGATGGCCGTGCTCACGGTTGCGGCAATCCAGGGCCAGCGTGAAGCCGAGCGGCAGCGAGCCGAGGCCGACGGCCTGGTCGAATATATGCTCACCGACCTGCGACAGAAGCTCGAGCCAGTAGGCCGGCTCGATGTGCTGGATTCGGTCGGCCGGCGAGCGCTTGCCTATTATGAGGGCCAGCGCCCGGCGAGCCTTGATGCCGATGCACTGGGCCGCCGCGCTCGCGCCCTCATGCTGGTGGCCGAAGTGCGCGAACTGAATGGCGACGGGACGGCGGCACTCGAAGCCTATGCTGCCGCCGAAGAGTCCACCGCCGAGTTGTTGGCGCGCGACCCGGACAACCCGGACCGCATGTTCGATCACGCCCAGAGTGTCTTCTATGTCGGCCAGGTCGCCTGGCAGCGGCGAGACTGGGACATCGCAGAGGCGCGATTCCGCCAGTATGCCGCGCTCGCCGAACGTATGCTGGCCACCGACCCCAGCAACCCGAAATGGAAACTGGAAACTGGCTATGCCGCCAATAGCCTTGGGGCACTTTACCTCGACCTGAGGCGCCCCGACGACGCCATTACCCAGTTTCAACGCTACGTTGCAGTTACTGACCAGCTGGCCGCGGAGGCGCCGGGTGATACCTCGGCCTTGTGGGACAGCAGCCAGGCTCGCGCCTGGCTCGCAGACGCCTTTTTCCAGTCGGGAAATTCCCAGGCGGCCGAGGCTGAGCGCATGGCCGAGCTTACGATCCTGACGGCGTTGCGGGCGGCGGATCCGCGCAACAGCAGCGTGCGCATGTCCATGGCCCGTGCCCATGATGCGCTTGCGACGAATGCCCTCGCGCAAGGCGCGGTTGTGATGGCGGCGACACGTGCCCGCGATGCGCTCGTGGAGATGCAGGCACTACTCGACCAGGACCCTGCCAATTCATTGTGGCGTGACATTGCGACGTCCGCCGCCAACACTCGTGCCGAAGCCTTGCTGCTGGACGGCCAATGGGCCGAAGCCCGTGGCGTGAACGCCTGGGCGCTCACCAATGCCCTCGAGCTGACGTCGAGCGACCCCGCCAATCGACGCTGGACGATCAGCTTGCTGATGCAGGCACGATGGATGGAGGTTGCAATACTGTTCGGCGAGCGCCGCACTGTTGAGGCCCGCGCGGGACTGGCACGCTTCCAGTCGGATTTCGGCGCGAGCCGGAGTGCGGATGTCGAGCGGGGCGCCGCCACGGCCTGGCTCGCGATCCATGCAATGGAGGCCGCCGATCGTGCTGCCAATAACGATCCGGCAAAGGCGCGTGCGGCGGCTGCCGCAGCTGGTGACCTGGTCACCCCGGTGCCTGGCACGAAGCAACAAGCGTTGCTCGAACTGGTGACGGCGCAGGCCGCAGGCCAAACAGCATTACCTGCGGTGAACCCAGGGCGCTATCCGGCCCATGCGCTGATCCAGGCTATTCGTCCTTAG
- a CDS encoding YdiY family protein, giving the protein MSDRTHGISALIGIMFATVLLAAAAPADAQPSWPDGAPMPEDYDWVRLTSDEWLKGDVTAMYDNELEFDSDELGVLMLDWRDVRELRSAEILQVRATGDRIGTGRVLMSGGALEIMDAGMTFPQDEIISITAGEPKEINFWAIKVSAGAALREGNSDQRDFYARASATRRTVKNRMRIDYLANYAETNDIETTNNHRANFSWDRFVTDRFFLRPAFGEYFRDPFQNVAHRIWLGAGLGWQILDTSTTSWEVFSGPAYQATRFDAVEPGEDDSVGSAALVVGTFYERELTDWVDFNYEYRFQFTDSQSGRYNHHMMGSLELELTERLDLDLSLIWDRIEEPQSDADGVLPEQDDWRYVVGLGWEF; this is encoded by the coding sequence ATGTCCGACAGAACCCACGGAATTTCTGCCCTTATCGGCATCATGTTTGCCACAGTCCTGCTGGCAGCGGCTGCCCCCGCCGACGCCCAGCCCAGCTGGCCTGACGGTGCGCCCATGCCGGAAGACTACGACTGGGTCCGCCTGACCTCCGACGAATGGCTCAAGGGCGACGTCACCGCCATGTACGACAACGAACTGGAATTCGACAGCGATGAGCTCGGCGTCCTTATGCTCGACTGGAGGGACGTCAGGGAGCTGCGCAGCGCGGAAATTCTCCAGGTGCGGGCTACCGGCGACCGCATCGGAACCGGCCGGGTACTCATGTCAGGGGGAGCCCTGGAAATCATGGATGCGGGCATGACTTTTCCCCAGGACGAGATCATCAGCATCACTGCGGGGGAACCCAAGGAGATCAACTTCTGGGCCATCAAGGTGTCTGCCGGCGCCGCCCTGCGCGAAGGCAATTCGGACCAGCGGGACTTCTATGCGAGGGCCTCCGCCACCCGACGAACGGTCAAGAACAGGATGCGCATCGACTACCTGGCCAACTATGCCGAGACCAACGACATCGAGACGACGAACAACCACCGCGCCAATTTCTCCTGGGACCGTTTCGTTACCGACCGCTTCTTCCTCAGGCCGGCCTTCGGCGAGTATTTCCGCGACCCTTTCCAGAATGTCGCCCATCGCATCTGGCTGGGCGCAGGCCTTGGCTGGCAGATCCTGGATACGTCGACCACGTCCTGGGAAGTCTTTAGCGGCCCTGCCTACCAGGCCACGCGGTTCGACGCGGTGGAACCCGGGGAAGACGATTCGGTAGGCAGCGCCGCCTTGGTCGTAGGCACGTTCTACGAGCGCGAACTGACGGACTGGGTCGATTTCAATTACGAGTATCGGTTCCAGTTCACTGATTCGCAGAGCGGCAGGTACAACCACCACATGATGGGCAGCCTGGAGCTCGAGTTGACCGAAAGACTCGATCTCGATCTCTCGCTGATCTGGGACCGGATCGAGGAGCCGCAAAGTGACGCTGACGGCGTCCTGCCGGAACAGGATGACTGGCGCTACGTGGTGGGGCTGGGCTGGGAGTTCTGA